The following are from one region of the Borrelia sp. P9F1 genome:
- a CDS encoding plasmid maintenance protein: protein MRQEEIGKIPFNKVVDRRLKVFWVIQRLRCNYFQESKRYSLKDVVVIVNSLLERKGFKKVTKRTIQNDIKNFEKLGLLKTNFNPLGKNNGSFTHYIINETLEKIASKVISKTYFSEKKNRKELAIRKIVKKDQLKEKTQKFKISHQIFSHLLSEKQVKNNISKNSRIEKLKDKEKALEKSILYKFKDLMEEDLVELREIVQSDLSYKNTLWNLKDYMEELIEYAERPALTFFKSKLKEKKNKVWFMSKKSARTDFNLIIGEFKDRNKTKRQNMDLNCIKAQSPRMHYIDNPSDIKRIVELLPVMNLRVFN from the coding sequence ATGAGACAAGAAGAAATCGGTAAGATTCCGTTTAACAAAGTAGTAGATAGAAGGCTAAAGGTGTTTTGGGTAATTCAAAGACTGCGCTGCAACTATTTTCAAGAGAGCAAGAGGTATTCCTTAAAAGATGTTGTTGTAATAGTAAATTCTCTCTTGGAAAGGAAAGGATTTAAAAAAGTAACAAAAAGAACTATACAAAACGATATTAAAAATTTTGAGAAGCTTGGGCTACTGAAAACAAACTTTAATCCACTTGGAAAAAACAATGGCAGTTTTACCCATTACATAATTAATGAAACCCTTGAAAAGATAGCTAGCAAAGTAATAAGCAAAACTTACTTCAGCGAAAAGAAAAACAGAAAAGAACTGGCGATAAGAAAAATTGTGAAGAAGGATCAACTAAAAGAAAAAACCCAAAAATTCAAAATTTCACATCAGATTTTTTCACATCTATTAAGTGAGAAACAAGTTAAAAATAACATAAGTAAGAATTCTAGGATAGAGAAGCTAAAAGACAAAGAAAAAGCATTAGAGAAATCTATTTTGTATAAATTCAAAGACCTTATGGAAGAAGATCTAGTTGAATTAAGGGAAATAGTGCAATCCGATCTAAGTTACAAGAACACACTATGGAATTTAAAAGACTACATGGAAGAACTAATAGAATATGCTGAAAGGCCTGCCTTGACTTTCTTTAAAAGCAAACTTAAAGAAAAAAAGAATAAAGTGTGGTTTATGTCAAAAAAAAGCGCAAGAACAGATTTTAACCTGATAATAGGAGAGTTTAAGGATAGAAACAAGACTAAAAGACAGAATATGGATTTGAATTGCATTAAAGCACAAAGCCCGAGAATGCACTATATAGATAACCCAAGTGACATTAAAAGGATAGTCGAATTGCTACCAGTTATGAATCTAAGAGTCTTTAACTAA
- a CDS encoding DUF226 domain-containing protein has protein sequence MEKAMYELRAKLRAKKTEIEGRNNKFFKRIEEKDGKTMYHTKIYSMISDFEAKPNKGKFWICFRNIFNPNQYESLHLFKLRDGDKFNGIYYGFTRFPKPFVINYEENKKRKTVRIIKGFYIEFRFKKGSVFCYLRSLYTFLKAKNKEKVFYDSLLSRTLKLEREVNQFYGREHNKDKGILQWIERNQK, from the coding sequence ATGGAAAAAGCAATGTATGAGCTGAGAGCAAAATTAAGAGCGAAGAAGACAGAAATAGAGGGTAGAAATAACAAGTTCTTTAAAAGAATAGAAGAGAAAGATGGCAAAACGATGTATCATACAAAGATTTACAGTATGATAAGTGATTTTGAAGCAAAACCAAATAAAGGTAAATTTTGGATTTGTTTTAGAAACATCTTTAATCCTAATCAATATGAGAGTTTACATTTGTTTAAGTTAAGAGATGGAGATAAGTTTAATGGAATTTATTATGGATTTACAAGGTTCCCAAAACCATTTGTTATAAATTACGAAGAAAATAAAAAGAGGAAAACTGTTAGAATAATCAAGGGATTTTATATTGAATTTAGATTTAAGAAGGGAAGTGTTTTTTGTTATCTAAGAAGTCTTTATACCTTTTTGAAGGCAAAAAATAAGGAAAAAGTTTTTTACGATTCCTTGTTAAGTAGAACATTAAAGTTGGAAAGAGAAGTTAATCAGTTCTATGGGAGAGAACATAACAAAGACAAGGGAATATTACAATGGATAGAAAGAAACCAAAAATAA
- a CDS encoding ParA family protein, whose protein sequence is MDRKKPKIITIASIKGGVGKSTTALFFSNILSSKGYKTLLIDLDPQASSTSFYINCIRNKNVDIKKANIYKVLKKEMDIKNVIISVDNNIDFIASHLTLSQFNEESISLKENLLKIFLSYVQAKYDFIIMDTAPTLGSLLNNSLIITDYLVIPLPTDQWAIESLDLITNRLRDIFRSGLPTFYLITNLVERQNIDKELKEFIENEYKENFLGSVPKRDNLRKTLFYRDSFNPSEDYYKAYEGILEKFLSKMDK, encoded by the coding sequence ATGGATAGAAAGAAACCAAAAATAATAACAATAGCATCAATTAAGGGTGGTGTTGGAAAAAGTACAACGGCTTTATTTTTTAGTAATATCCTTTCAAGTAAGGGGTATAAAACCTTGTTAATAGATTTAGATCCACAAGCAAGTAGTACGAGTTTTTATATCAATTGTATAAGGAATAAAAATGTGGATATAAAAAAGGCTAACATATACAAAGTGCTAAAAAAAGAAATGGATATTAAAAATGTGATTATAAGTGTAGACAATAACATTGATTTCATAGCAAGTCATTTAACATTGAGTCAGTTTAATGAAGAAAGTATATCTTTGAAGGAAAATTTACTTAAAATATTTTTAAGCTATGTGCAAGCTAAATATGATTTTATTATCATGGATACAGCGCCTACCTTAGGAAGTTTGCTTAATAATAGCTTAATAATTACTGATTATCTGGTTATACCCTTACCAACCGATCAGTGGGCGATTGAAAGTTTGGATTTAATAACGAACAGATTAAGAGATATATTTAGAAGTGGATTGCCGACGTTTTATTTAATAACCAATTTGGTAGAACGACAAAACATAGACAAAGAATTAAAGGAATTTATTGAAAATGAGTATAAAGAAAATTTTTTAGGAAGCGTACCTAAAAGAGATAATTTAAGAAAAACTCTCTTTTATAGAGATAGTTTTAATCCAAGCGAGGACTATTATAAGGCATATGAAGGAATATTGGAAAAATTTTTAAGCAAAATGGACAAGTAG
- a CDS encoding chromosome replication/partitioning protein, whose translation MNKNKKIEIVRRVDSETCEVKKKNETREARYVSLKEKLKVLIKEESYNKIETARILKEINESKYYALDGYKSFTGFIKDYRIAKTSIYRYIKLVTGIDSGKIDYELVLSRGVDYAIKVLEDRNIVSKGESNAVKSLRLQIDDEDCFHIYRSDIKFTEFLLKEIYKGEQEFFYKMLNKYNEFKKGR comes from the coding sequence ATGAATAAGAATAAAAAGATAGAGATAGTTAGAAGGGTTGATTCAGAAACATGCGAGGTAAAGAAAAAAAATGAAACACGGGAAGCAAGATATGTAAGCTTGAAAGAAAAACTTAAAGTCTTAATCAAAGAAGAATCTTACAACAAAATAGAAACAGCTAGAATATTGAAGGAAATTAATGAAAGTAAGTACTATGCTCTTGACGGATACAAAAGTTTTACGGGTTTTATAAAGGATTATAGGATAGCCAAAACTTCTATATATAGGTATATTAAGCTGGTGACAGGAATTGATAGTGGTAAAATTGACTATGAATTAGTTTTAAGTAGAGGAGTGGATTATGCGATTAAAGTGTTGGAGGATCGTAATATTGTCAGTAAAGGTGAAAGCAATGCTGTAAAGTCTTTAAGGCTCCAAATCGATGACGAAGATTGTTTTCATATCTATAGGTCTGATATAAAATTTACTGAGTTTTTGCTTAAGGAAATTTATAAAGGAGAGCAAGAATTTTTTTATAAAATGCTAAACAAATATAATGAGTTTAAAAAAGGCAGATAA
- a CDS encoding oligopeptide permease-like protein, with the protein MVLFFFQDLKLTKIYGMFLVLLVASCSSLKSEHDEFNSKLRVYQNLNKNCELKGVFDYKNKITKIFLYTKFRNHSVVKQTPLKLQDGTKIEGKTWYEHKDNVFAGSWVNYSSFSINRLILEKMLGEEEHVYNREYAKIQIGLEEVQIKKSKLIDFLSMVNEAEKKYSQKNKDPKIR; encoded by the coding sequence ATGGTATTGTTTTTTTTTCAAGATCTAAAATTAACGAAAATATATGGGATGTTCTTAGTGCTATTAGTTGCGTCGTGTTCTTCCTTAAAGTCAGAACATGATGAATTTAATAGCAAGCTACGAGTATATCAAAATTTAAACAAAAACTGCGAACTGAAGGGTGTTTTTGACTACAAGAACAAGATAACTAAGATCTTTTTATACACTAAATTCAGGAATCATAGCGTAGTTAAACAAACTCCACTGAAACTACAAGATGGAACTAAAATTGAGGGTAAGACCTGGTATGAGCATAAAGACAACGTTTTCGCCGGGAGTTGGGTTAATTATTCCTCTTTTAGCATCAATAGGCTTATCTTGGAGAAAATGTTAGGAGAGGAAGAGCATGTTTACAACAGGGAATACGCTAAAATTCAAATCGGCTTGGAAGAGGTGCAGATCAAAAAATCTAAACTTATAGATTTTTTATCCATGGTTAACGAAGCTGAAAAAAAATACTCTCAAAAGAACAAAGACCCAAAAATAAGGTAA